In a single window of the Callithrix jacchus isolate 240 chromosome 1, calJac240_pri, whole genome shotgun sequence genome:
- the LOC118151447 gene encoding uncharacterized protein LOC118151447 — translation MVTRVTSGHAHRYTPTSAMRVMSAMATSGSYPRWSKEGRHEYSTPRLAYHQEITIKWSCCVYGVEEGKGRKEEKGKCTAPHDPPGEPFTPTHLISQLPRKLASGIGAQQAGPSTPNTHGVLRLDHPKEGAWFCSSVMWPPPDSLISWQQAAARTASEPRSRTALGGGVVLTGDWVSGSHRAPVRIGAAQRPAVAQSNVLGRPLALCTPRTPAAGSGRGATRTAGDARDARGAGGGGARGPRDLMGSSRRRWIPSPGPRQLLEQARLPGARHGAYWGGPGCSPKLYAAAPHPAVGVTLNPPPCHKDPRVKPCPSLSAPEPCRAFPPFLEALTPPSLPGPGPHARLEGRIPQKGGSGQTLKGLMGIEVGSRCLQTLGELTLPRPNIE, via the exons atggtcacgagagtgacctctggtcatgcTCAccgctacactcccaccagtgccatgagaGTTATGAGTGCCATGGCcacgtcaggaagttaccctaggTGGTCTAAAGAGGGGAGGCATGAATATTCCACCCCTCgcttagcatatcatcaagaaataaccattaaATGGTCATGCTGTGTCTATGGAGTAGAAGAGGGCAagggcaggaaggaagagaagggaaagtgCACAGCCCCCCATGACCCTCCAGGAGAGCCCTTCACACCCACACATTTAATTTCCCAGCTTCCCAGGAAGCTGGCCAGTGGGATTGGGGCACAGCAGGCAGGACCCAGCACCCCCAACACCCATGGGGTCCTCCGCCTGGACCATCCAAAAGAAGGCGCCTGGTTCTGCAGCTCAGTGATGTGGCCGCCCCCTGATTCCCTGATTTCCTGGCAGCAGGCTGCAGCCAGAACTGCCTCTGAGCCTCGGAGCCGCACAGCTCTGG GTGGGGGTGTCGTGCTCACCGGGGACTGGGTCAGTGGCTCCCATCGCGCCCCCGTCCGCATTGGCGCCGCCCAGCGTCCTGCGGTTGCCCAGAGCAACGTGCTGGGGCGGCCCCTAGCATTGTGCACGCCGCGGACGCCGGCGGCTGGCTCGGGGCGTGGGGCTACACGGACGGCGGGGGACGCGAGGGACGCGAGGGGCGCGGGGGGCGGCGGCGCGCGGGGGCCTCGGGACCTGATGGGCAGCAGTCGGCGGCGTTGGATTCCCAGTCCAGGTCCCAGGCAGCTGTTGGAGCAGGCGCGGCTGCCTGGGGCGCGCCATGGTGCCTACTGGGGAGGGCCTGGCTGTAGCCCAAAGTTATATGCTGCGGCCCCGCACCCCGCTGTGGGCGTCACACTCAATCCCCCACCATGTCACAAAGACCCGCGGGTCAaaccctgcccctccctctcaGCCCCCGAGCCTTGCCGGGCGTTCCCGCCCTTCCTCGAGGCTCTCACGCCGCCCTCTCTCCCTGGGCCGGGCCCCCACGCGAGGCTGGAGGGGCGG ATACCCCAAAAGGGAGGCTCTGGCCAGACTCTGAAGGGGCTGATGGGGATTGAAGTGGGG TCTCGATGCCTTCAGACCTTGGGTGAGCTGACCCTGCCAAGACCCAACATTGAATAG
- the LOC118146826 gene encoding uncharacterized protein LOC118146826 isoform X2 gives MTCILCRPPISSCDLECLHHLGMQQLELKQEDYKYLHTSSKLDRYKIARLLTEEAIKVERDIYVGGLGDSRGSAVPRQTCRTPTSGALEQGPEYER, from the exons atgacctgtatcttgtgccgacctcccatctcatcctgtgacttagaatgtctTCACCACCTGGGAATGCAGCAGCTGg AATTAAAACAAGAAGACTATAAATACTTACATACGTCCTCCAAATTAGACAGATACAAAATAGCAAGACTGTTAACAGAAGAGGCAATTAAG gttgaacgagacatctacgttggcggtcttggggactcccgcgGGTCGgcagtcccccggcagacgtgccggaccccgacatcTGGCGCCTTGGAACAGGGACCTGAGTACGAGAGGTGA
- the MLC1 gene encoding membrane protein MLC1 isoform X2, which translates to MTQEPFREELAYDRMPTLERGRQDPTSYAPDVKPNDLQLSKRLPPCFSHKMWVFSVLMGSCLLVTSGFSLYLGNVFPAEMDYLRCAAGSCIPSAIVSFTVSRRNANMIPNFQILFVSTFAVTTTCLIWFGCKLVLNPSAININFNLILLLLLELLMAATVIISARSSEEYCKKKKASMADSANILEEVPFPARVLKSYSVVEVIAGISAVLGGIIALNVDDSVSGPHLSVTFFWILVAVEVLIAISSLTSPLLFTASGYLSFSVMRIVEMFKDYPPAIKPSYDVLLLLLLLVLLLQAGLNTGTTIQCVRFKVSTRLQGASWDTPTCPQERLAGEQVSRSPLKEFDKEKAWRAVVVQMAQ; encoded by the exons ATGACCCAGGAGCCATTCAGAGAGGAGCTGGCCTATGACCGGATGCCCACGTTGGAGCGGGGCCGGCAAGACCCCACCAGCTACGCCCCGGATGTGAAGCCAAATGACCTGCAGCTGTCGAAGAGACTGCCCCCCTGCTTCAGCCACAAGATGTGGGTCTTCTCCGTGTTGATGGGG AGCTGCCTCCTCGTGACGTCGGGGTTTTCGCTGTACCTGGGGAACGTGTTCCCTGCCGAGATGGATTACTTGCGCTGTGCTGCAGGCTCG TGCATCCCCTCAGCAATTGTGAGCTTCACTGTCTCCAGGAGGAACGCCAACATG ATTCCCAACTTTCAGATATTGTTTGTTTCCACATTTGCTGTGACCACTACGTGTTTAATTTGGTTTGGATGCAAACTAGTCCTGAACCCATCCGCAATAAAC ATCAACTTCAACCTCATCCTGCTGCTCCTGCTGGAGCTGCTCATGGCGGCCACAGTGATCATCTCTGCACGGTCCAGCGAGGAGTACTGCAAGAAGAAGAAG GCCTCCATGGCTGACAGCGCCAACATTTTGGAAGAAGTGCCGTTTCCTGCTCGGGTCCTGAAATCTTATTCA GTGGTTGAGGTGATCGCTGGCATCTCTGCTGTCCTCGGGGGGATCATTGCTCTGAACGTGGATGACTCGGTCTCCGGTCCGCACCTCTCGGTGACGTTCTTTTGGATCCTAGTGGCG GTGGAAGTGCTGATTGCCATAAGCAGCCTCACATCTCCGCTGCTGTTCACAGCCTCTGGATATCTGTCGTTCAGCGTCATGAGAATCGTGGAGATGTTTAAAGATTACCCGCCAGCCATAAAA CCTTCCTATGATGtactcctgctgctgctgctgctggtgctcCTGCTGCAGGCTGGCCTCAACACGGGCACCACCATCCAGTGTGTGCGCTTCAAGGTCAGCACAAGGCTGCAGGGTGCGTCCTGGGACACCCCGACCTGCCCACAGGAACGCCTGGCTGGGGAG CAGGTGTCCAGGAGCCCCCTGAAGGAGTTTGACAAGGAGAAGGCCTGGAGAGCCGTCGTGGTGCAAATGGCCCAGTGA
- the MLC1 gene encoding membrane protein MLC1 isoform X1 has translation MTQEPFREELAYDRMPTLERGRQDPTSYAPDVKPNDLQLSKRLPPCFSHKMWVFSVLMGSCLLVTSGFSLYLGNVFPAEMDYLRCAAGSCIPSAIVSFTVSRRNANMIPNFQILFVSTFAVTTTCLIWFGCKLVLNPSAININFNLILLLLLELLMAATVIISARSSEEYCKKKKASMADSANILEEVPFPARVLKSYSVVEVIAGISAVLGGIIALNVDDSVSGPHLSVTFFWILVACFPSAIASHVTAECPSKCLVEVLIAISSLTSPLLFTASGYLSFSVMRIVEMFKDYPPAIKPSYDVLLLLLLLVLLLQAGLNTGTTIQCVRFKVSTRLQGASWDTPTCPQERLAGEQVSRSPLKEFDKEKAWRAVVVQMAQ, from the exons ATGACCCAGGAGCCATTCAGAGAGGAGCTGGCCTATGACCGGATGCCCACGTTGGAGCGGGGCCGGCAAGACCCCACCAGCTACGCCCCGGATGTGAAGCCAAATGACCTGCAGCTGTCGAAGAGACTGCCCCCCTGCTTCAGCCACAAGATGTGGGTCTTCTCCGTGTTGATGGGG AGCTGCCTCCTCGTGACGTCGGGGTTTTCGCTGTACCTGGGGAACGTGTTCCCTGCCGAGATGGATTACTTGCGCTGTGCTGCAGGCTCG TGCATCCCCTCAGCAATTGTGAGCTTCACTGTCTCCAGGAGGAACGCCAACATG ATTCCCAACTTTCAGATATTGTTTGTTTCCACATTTGCTGTGACCACTACGTGTTTAATTTGGTTTGGATGCAAACTAGTCCTGAACCCATCCGCAATAAAC ATCAACTTCAACCTCATCCTGCTGCTCCTGCTGGAGCTGCTCATGGCGGCCACAGTGATCATCTCTGCACGGTCCAGCGAGGAGTACTGCAAGAAGAAGAAG GCCTCCATGGCTGACAGCGCCAACATTTTGGAAGAAGTGCCGTTTCCTGCTCGGGTCCTGAAATCTTATTCA GTGGTTGAGGTGATCGCTGGCATCTCTGCTGTCCTCGGGGGGATCATTGCTCTGAACGTGGATGACTCGGTCTCCGGTCCGCACCTCTCGGTGACGTTCTTTTGGATCCTAGTGGCG tgCTTTCCAAGTGCCATTGCCAGTCATGTGACAGCAGAGTGTCCTAGCAAGTGTCTG GTGGAAGTGCTGATTGCCATAAGCAGCCTCACATCTCCGCTGCTGTTCACAGCCTCTGGATATCTGTCGTTCAGCGTCATGAGAATCGTGGAGATGTTTAAAGATTACCCGCCAGCCATAAAA CCTTCCTATGATGtactcctgctgctgctgctgctggtgctcCTGCTGCAGGCTGGCCTCAACACGGGCACCACCATCCAGTGTGTGCGCTTCAAGGTCAGCACAAGGCTGCAGGGTGCGTCCTGGGACACCCCGACCTGCCCACAGGAACGCCTGGCTGGGGAG CAGGTGTCCAGGAGCCCCCTGAAGGAGTTTGACAAGGAGAAGGCCTGGAGAGCCGTCGTGGTGCAAATGGCCCAGTGA
- the LOC118146826 gene encoding uncharacterized protein LOC118146826 isoform X3, whose amino-acid sequence MGATDPVPELKQEDYKYLHTSSKLDRYKIARLLTEEAIKVERDIYVGGLGDSRGSAVPRQTCRTPTSGALEQGPEYER is encoded by the exons ATGGGAGCCACTGACCCAGTCCCCG AATTAAAACAAGAAGACTATAAATACTTACATACGTCCTCCAAATTAGACAGATACAAAATAGCAAGACTGTTAACAGAAGAGGCAATTAAG gttgaacgagacatctacgttggcggtcttggggactcccgcgGGTCGgcagtcccccggcagacgtgccggaccccgacatcTGGCGCCTTGGAACAGGGACCTGAGTACGAGAGGTGA